In the genome of Candidatus Binatia bacterium, the window AGGTGCACATCTCCCATGCCCCGCTGCACAAAGGTGGTAGTTGCACCACGGGCACCGGTGTCCAACACGGGCACATTGCGATACAGCTTGGTGACGTAATCGCGAGCATCGGCCTCCGAGCCGCCACGGAGAACCACCGCGCCCCAAGCGGCGAGGAAGCTCAGGCGTCCGTTGCCCGATGTCTTGGGATTGGGCGTGATCACTTGCACGCCCGGGCGAACAAGGTCAGCCCAGTCCCGAATGTTTTTCGGATTGCCCTTACGCACGACGAACACGATGGTGGACACGTAAGGCACGGAATTGTTCGGCAGCCGCTGTTCCCAGCCCTCCGGAATCAAGCCCGCCTTGCGGATTGCATCCACGTCCGGCCACAACGCCAGGGTCACAACATCGGCGGCCAAGCCGTCGATCACCGCACGAGCCTGACTTCCCGAGCCCCCGTGCGATTGACGGATGACCAACCTTTTGCCGCCTTCGGCTTCGTACTTGGCGCGAAATGCGCCGTTCAGGTCGCGCCACAGCTCCCGCGTTGGA includes:
- a CDS encoding sulfate ABC transporter substrate-binding protein; amino-acid sequence: MAGAVGLAFPALAEEALELLNASYDPTRELWRDLNGAFRAKYEAEGGKRLVIRQSHGGSGSQARAVIDGLAADVVTLALWPDVDAIRKAGLIPEGWEQRLPNNSVPYVSTIVFVVRKGNPKNIRDWADLVRPGVQVITPNPKTSGNGRLSFLAAWGAVVLRGGSEADARDYVTKLYRNVPVLDTGARGATTTFVQRGMGDVHLSWENEAHLEVRESQGGVEIVYPPISILAEPPVAWVDRVVERKGTRAVAEAYLRFLFTPAAQEMIAQHYYRPVDRAVLERYAERFPALRLFRVQEIVSGWEAAQEKFFAEGALFDRIFASGEGQR